In a genomic window of Vigna angularis cultivar LongXiaoDou No.4 chromosome 6, ASM1680809v1, whole genome shotgun sequence:
- the LOC108344098 gene encoding uncharacterized mitochondrial protein AtMg00860-like — MDQLYEATVFSKIDLRSGYHQILVKGDDVQKTTFRSRYGHYEYVVMPFDDILLFSRTREEHEDHLRTVLGVLRERKFYVKLSKCEFWMEEVPFLGHVISARGIFVDLVKVQAVLQWERPKTVTEVRSFVGLAGYSHRFIESFARIVAPLMHLTRKDQPFVWTDRCETSFQELKKRLTSAPVLIIPDIGKPFEVFCDASHQGLVCVLMQEKKAVDNN, encoded by the exons ATGGATCAACTATATGAAGCTACAGTGTTCTCTAAGATTGATTTGAGGTCGGGCTATCATCAGATCTTGGTGAAAGGAGATGATGTACAAAAGACGACGTTCAGGTCTAGGTATGGCCACTATGAGTATGTAGTTATGCCATTTG atgacatacttcTCTTTTCTAGGACTCGAGAAGAGCATGAAGATCACCTTAGGACAGTACTTGGAgtgttgagagagagaaagtttTACGTCAAACTGTCTaagtgtgagttttggatgGAAGAGGTTCCTTTTCTAGGGCATGTGATTTCAGCCAGAGGAATTTTTGTTGATCTTGTTAAGGTGCAAGCAGTACTTCAGTGGGAGAGACCTAAGACTGTGACTGAAGTTAGAAGTTTTGTGGGTTTGGCGGGCTACTCTCACCGTTTCATTGAGAGTTTTGCTCGAATTGTAGCGCCGTTGATGCATCTGACTAGGAAGGATCAACCTTTTGTTTGGACAGACCGTTGTGAGACTAGCTTTCAAGAACTAAAGAAAAGGTTGACTAGTGCACCAGTTTTGATTATCCCTGACATAGGTAAACCTTTTGAGGTTTTTTGTGATGCCTCTCATCAGGGATTGGTGTGTGTGCTAATGCAAGAAAAGAAAGCGgttgataacaattga
- the LOC108344097 gene encoding uncharacterized protein LOC108344097, with product MVFPLCVNRRWHLGFLLLPPQAEPSESNQMLEAMLQGLQQQNAALDAAGASSSTGPVPEWSFESFLQHHPARFDGKCNPDEADHWFRDMERIYETKRCPDENKLAYTQYLLTEEACHWWSKMKMILDGSETHITWEIFKTKFYTEYFPNSVRFDKEIEFLQLVQGSLTVAEYADRIGGPSGSRGRFSSRRVPYPRPSSSSGSKGSSSQPSVHSRQSSYLGGLHCYNIRGPHLQSVCPQMRLLAQVTSSSVLAFYSECLVWCCLIHSFISEACVEKLGLVVEQLDLDLVVSTPASRLVRTSSVCVRCPIIVEGCRFKVNLICLPLQGLEVILGMDWLSANRILIDYGNIDLMFPNEDEDMSLSISVLRQDIMEGASCFLVFSHMEVTRDSD from the exons ATGGTCTTTCCTCTCTGTGTGAATAGAAGATGGCACCTAGGCTTCCTCCTCCTCCCCCCTCAGGCTGAGCCATCTGAATCAAACCAAATGTTAGAGGCTATGCTTCAGGGATTGCAACAGCAAAATGCTGCATTG GACGCTGCAGGCGCGTCTTCATCTACGGGTCCAGTCCCAGAATGGAGCTTTGAAAGCTTTCTGCAACACCATCCAGCCAGGTTTGATGGGAAGTGTAACCCGGATGAAGCTGACCACTGGTTTAGAGACATGGAGAGAATATACGAAACCAAGAGGTGTCCAGATGAGAATAAGTTGGCTTATACTCAGTATTTGTTGACCGAAGAAGCATGCCATTGGTGGAGCAAAATGAAGATGATACTGGATGGGAGTGAGACTCATATTACTTGGGAGATATTCAAGACCAAGTTTTAcactgaatatttccctaacAGTGTAAGATTTGATAAGGAAATTGAGTTTCTCCAACTGGTTCAGGGGAGTTTGACCGTGGCTGAGTATGCAGACAG GATTGGAGGACCATCTGGATCCCGTGGTAGGTTTAGTTCTAGAAGGGTTCCTTACCCTAGACCATCATCCTCTTCTGGGTCTAAGGGGTCATCCTCCCAACCCTCGGTGCATTCAAGGCAGTCTAGCTACTTAGGAGGGTTGCATTGCTATAACATTAGAGGGCCACACCTACAGTCTGTGTGTCCTCAGATG AGGCTGTTAGCTCAAGTAACCTCATCATCAGTTCTTGCTTTCTATTCGGAGTGCCTTGTGTGGTGTTGTTTGATTCACTCCTTCATATCGGAGGCTTGTGTTGAAAAATTGGGCTTAGTAGTAGAACAATTGGATCTTGATCTGGTGGTATCTACACCAGCATCAAGGTTAGTCAGGACGTCTTCAGTGTGTGTTCGTTGTCCGATCATTGTAGAAGGATGTCGGTTTAAGGTAAACCTTATTTGTTTACCTTTGCAAGGGCTAGAGGTgatcttaggaatggattggctaTCCGCCAATCGCATCCTCATCGACTACGGTAACATAGACTTGATGTTTCCTAACGAAGATGAAGATATGTCTTTGTCCATCAGCGTGTTAAGACAAGACATCATGGAAGGCGCTAGTTGTTTCTTGGTGTTTTCACATATGGAAGTGACTCGAGATTCAGATTGA